tccatatgccgcggtgcggccctaaaaaggaaacaaacaggagttcccgtcgtggcgcagtggttaacgaatccgactaggaaccatgaggttgcgggttcggtccctgcccttgctcagtgggttaacgatccggcgttgccgtgagctgcggtgtaggttgcagacgcggctcggatcccgagttgctgtggctctggtgtaggccggtggctacagctccgattggacccctagcctgggaacctccatatgccgcgggagcggcccaagaaatagcaacaacagcaacaacaaaagacaaaaaaaaaaaaaaaaaaaaaaaaaaggaaacaaacaaacaaaaaagggtaaCTCAACAGTAAGCTGACTCGGGAGAGTCAAAGTTCAGAATGAGACTAACACTTTCTGAGACGCATTACAACTGAAGTTTAAACCATAAAGGGCACGCCAGGGAAAGGCACAGAGTGTGCGTAGGGCACTGAGATTAAAGATAACTTGGCAGTGGGAGATAAAGTGGACAGGCAAACAAGCAACAGATCACAAAGGGCCTTCTATGCCATCCTaaggaatttggactttattctgaAGGCCAGTAAATCATTTAAGCCTTATTAAGAGATATCTAATACCACAGGGTAAGGCtacacttaaaaatacatattgaacTACTATGTACTAGATTCTGGAAATTCAAAGGCAGAGAAGACAGACATATCTTCCTTCTACAGTCTTCTATAATCAGAGTTCCTAATGTAAATGATTTTACAATAAACAAGTCATTGTAAATTATAAGTGCcatgaaataaaagaacaaaccACTTTGAGAGACTCTAATGAGAGGGAGGCAACATGGGCAGGGATGACACACCTAAGCTGGATAGGCTCAGAAGAGGCCTCTTAGACTGAGGCTGTGACACTCAAACTGAGAcatgaagaaagaggaagcaCCCCAGGCAGAGAGAAATAATGTGCGCAAAAGCCACGAATTACAAATAGTTCTGCATGTtggaggaaatggaagaaaaccaGTGTGCCTAGGGTACAGGGGGCAAGGCAAAGAGTAGCAGAAGGTGAATCCTGAGAGGGGCCAGAACATACAAAATTTTGTGGCCACAATAAGGAATTGAGGTTTCAATTGCAAATGCAGAAAACCACTGAGGAGTTTTAAGCACAAGAATGATacgatctgattttttttttttttttttttttttttttggcatatagagttccaagtccagggatcagatccagatctgagccacagctgtgacctataccacagctgggacaatgttggatcctttaacgcactgtgcagggctagggatccaacctgcatcctggtgatgcaaagatgctgccaatcccactgctccacagcagggaactcctgacctgaatttttttaaagatcattctAGATACCTGATGGAGAATGGACTGAAGACACAAAAATGGAAGTAGAGACACAACTTAGGATGCTACTGAAATTGTACAGAGTGAGATGATGGTTACTTGGACTAAGATTCTAAAAGTGGAGATGAAAAGGTATGGGTAGATTCTGGAAATATTCTAGAGGTAGAATCAAACAATTTGTGGACAGACAGAATATGAAAGGTAAGGAAAAGGGAGACCTCAACATCAACTCCTAGGTTTCTGGCTTGAGCAATTGCATAGACACTGACATAAGGAACGCTGAGGTGAAACTGGTTTGAGGGAAAAAtcatgaggtttttttgtttgttttaatgttaaATGTAGTAGGCTGAACAATGACCTCCAAAGCTGTCAGTTCCTGATCCCCAGATCCTGTAATTGTTGCTTCATGTGtgaaaagggtctttgcagatgtgatggaTTTAAGGATACTGCATGGGAATATTATCTTGGGTTATCTGAGTGGGCCTTAGTGCCATTACATGTATCCTTACaagaaggggcagagggagacttcacagacagaagaggagaaggccATTGCCttcacagaggcagagactggaatgGTGTGGCCACAAGTCAAGGAATGCCACTGGCCACCAGACGCTGCAATAGTCAAGCAACAGATGCTTccctagagcctctggagggagcatggTCCTGCAACCTTGATTTTGGATCAGTGATAACAATCTCAGATTTCTGGACTACGAAACtgtgaaagcaggagttcctgtcatggtgcagcggacaggaatctgactaggaaccacgaagttttgggtttgatccctggcctcgctcagtgggttaaggatccagggttgccgtgagctgtggtgtaggttgcagacgtggcttggatctggcggtgctgtggtgtaggctggcagctgcagctctgattcgacccctagcctgggaaactccatatgcctcggatacagccctaaaaaaaaagacaaaaagacaaaaaaaaattgataaaaaaaaccaaaaccctgtgacagcataaatttgttttaaaccaAGTCTGTAACAATTTCCGACAGCAGCCACTGGAAACTAATACATTACACTTGAGATGCTTGGAAAATACCCAATAGAGATTTCAAATAAGCTGTTGGTATAAGAATCTGGAGTTCAAAAGTTGGAGTTAGTGTTCTAAATAGTCCTAAGGGTTTGAAAGTTGTACTCTTACCTCCAGATCCTTTCGAATGCTCTCAAACTCCTCAATGTCATCAAGCTTCAGCTCCAGGCGGGTTGGTTTCCGTCGCAGCATGATGAAATCAACACTAAGGAACAGACCCAGCAAACTATGAGCTGTTAAAAATGGCAGAGAGgatggcgttcccgtcatggctcagcagttagcgaacccaactagcacccatgaggacacgggttcaatccctggcctcactcagcgggttaaggattcagcattgctgtgagctgtggtgtaggtcccagatgtggcttggatccagcgttgctgtggctgtggcgtaggctagcagctatagctccgattcaacccctagcctgggaacctccatatgctgcgagtgtggccctaaaaagacaaaaaaaaaaaagattgcagacAGGAGGaacaaatggaaaagataaatcTCAGCTACAAATATCAGATCAATTTGTAAGCAACCACACTAAAACAAATGGCAGTACAAAAGACTCATCTAGATTCACACACTGACTTCTAGGTCTTTAGCTGTGTGATTATTACATGATGAAGTTCCACGAAGTTCCACAAAATTCTTTCTTCCAGAACTTACAATAGCAAGCTGcctaggagttccatggtggttcagcgggttaaggatccggcattatcactactgtggctcaggtcctgctgtggtgtgatttgatccctggcctgggaacttctatatgccgtgggcacagccaataccccccaccccaccaaaaaaaaaaaaaagaaaaacaagcaagatgCCTATAAAAGAGGATTCTAGACAACAATCATTTCAATCTCATGCTCTGTTCACAAGCAAATACTCTAGCTAAGAGAGTAAAATTAAATATCACATCTTAATTCAGTGTAGTTAATAGGAATATACACAAGCCATTAAATTTGATTAATATTATGTGCAAATTGTGAGGGATTTGTGATCACTTGCAAATACTAAAATCAGTTTACTAAATCTTAGGAAAACTCCCTCTAACTCACCAATTCACAGGGTTATCCTTAGGGTCTAAGTAGGTGCTAAATGGATAGGTCATTCATTAAACAAACACTTCTTGTACTCCAGCTACACAGTTAAAAGGCATAGCCACAGTctgtggaaaaaacaaacaaagagaaaatttcaatACAGTGTAATAAGAACGCTGAGGAGGGTAACGCAATGGTATCACATAAGCACTCAGTCCAGTGGGGTGAAGAGGGATGTGCAAGACTTCCTGGTAGAGATGATGTCTTAGTTGATGTGTGAAGGGCAGGCAGAGAAAGGGGCTTAAGGGCATCCGAGGCAGAGAGAACAAGTATGCACAGAGGCCAAGGGAACACCCTAGAATATGAAAATCCAAAGTAATttgtatgcttaaaaaaaaaaaaaaaaaaaaaggttttcttcttttctttatttttgacttttgccatttcttgggccgctcctgcagcatatggaggttcccaggctaggggttgaatcagagccgcagctgccagcccacaccacagccacagcaactcaggatccaagcctcttccgcaacctacaccacagctcacggcaatgccagatccccaacccacttggcaaggccagggatcgaacctgcaacctcatggttcctagttggatttattaaccactgcgccatgacgggaactcaaaaaaaaagattttctttagaAGGAAACTCCTAAACTGAGTTTAAAAGCTGTTGagggcatcattttttttttctttttagggctgcacctgcagcatatggaggttcccaggccagaggtcaaatcggagctatagcctctagcctacaccacagccacagcaacacaggatctgagccgaattttcgacctacaccccaactcatggcaaccccggatccttaacccactgagcaaggccagggatggaacccgcatcctcatggatcctagttagatttgttaaccgctgagccgcgaAGGAAACTCCAATGGCATCATCTTTATATTCCCAACAGCATCCTGTAGAGAATGTCTATAATAACCAATCAGTATATGTTTTGCTGAATAAATTTAGATATTCAAATTCAAAAAGTGAAATGAACTTTTCTCGAGCACCATGCTATGCTTTTCTTGTACATTCTCATTTTTAACACAGAAATACTATGACACTGGCAAAAttaccctattttacagataaagttgAAGCTATTCAGTTGATTAACAAATGTCTCAGCCTTGGAGTTCTAGCTGAGActtatcaggttaagaatcccactagtatccacgaggatgcaggtttgatccctggccttgctcagtgggttaaggatccagcattgccgtgagctgtggtataggttgcagacagggcttggatcctgtgttgctatggttttggtgtaggccggcagctatagctccagtttggctcctagtctaggaacttccatatacctcaggtgtggccctaaaaaagaccacacaaaaaaagtgagAATGAGGTAAGTGAAACCTCCTTTAAAGTATGtatagttctggagttcccctcatggtgcagcggaaacaaatccaactaggaaccatgaggtttcaggttcgatccctggccccactcagtgggttgaggatccagcattgctgtgatctgtggtatagattgcagactcggctctacatgccactgctgcagcccaataaagacaaaagacaaaataaataaataaataaaatgaggtatgtacagttcccatcgtggcgcagtggaaatgaatctatctgggaaccatgaggttaagggttccatccctggcctcactcagagggttgaggatccggtgttgtggtgagctgtggtacaggccggcagctgtagctctgattagacccctagcctgggaacctccatatgccgcaggtgcggccctaaaaagcaaaaaaaaagtatgtacaaACATAAATGATTATTACATGTTTCTAGGATGTAGCTAGGGACTGTGAAGtatacaaaagataaaatttccCCTCCTCCCATGAAGCCTGGGACTGAGACAAATGATATTATCAACACAAAACACTGACACattacatttcaaattttttggTACTAAATcaaatacgatttttttttttttttttttttgtccttttagggcgctcccacagcatatggaaattcccaggctaggggtctaatcagagctgtggctgccggcctacgccagggccacagcaatgccagatccgagccgcgtctgcgacctacaccacagctcaccctaatgccggatccttaagctcCGGatccaactgagcaaggccagggatcaaacccacaacctctggttcctagtcggattcgtttctgctgcgccacgacaggaactcccaaatcaaatAGGATCTTGATTCCAACGTAGACAAAGGCAAGAGGAAGCCAAAGTTCCAAGAgaatgcttaaaagaaaaaaacaactgtgaTACATTCTAACTTTCCCGCAAGCTGTAAAAAGCTCACCACTATGAAGAAGTATAGTGTAATGGGTAAAAGTGCTTGCTTTGGAGGCAAAGGGCAGAGACTCAAATTCTGTTGCCACTGATTTTGGACAATTAGCTTCGCCTTTCACTAGATCTTAGCTTCTTCCCTTGTATCTGTACTCAGGTGTTGTATGGATTGAATGACGTGATGCAGATAAGTGCCTGTAACGTACGTAACTTGGCATTTAGTAAACGCTCAAATATGTAGCCATTATTATTGTAACTGCCCTTGGAGAGGGTAGGAGGCTCTGTCCAGCTCGGGAAACaacaataaattttgaaaaatctccACCCCCGATACGGGAGCAAAAACCTTGTCTTGTCGATCTCTGGTGCCCCAACACCCAGGGCAACACAGGGCTGTGCAGAGCTGCTTGCGCGCAGTTTACCTGACGCCTGACATTCTTCATCTCACTCCGAGTAATATAGACCAAACACAGGCCATGGCTCCTCCGCTGGCTCTTTATTTTACTCTGGCGCTAGAGGGCTCTTCGAGCTTATTCTTTCGCCACTGCCCAAATGCACCGAAAATCCACCCAGCTCAAAAGAAGCTGCCGAGAGAACTTCCCGACAGCGGAGGAAAGCACACTCCTTTCGCGGCTACAGGACCGCACTCCTGGGTCCGGGGCAAAGGTTTCCATGGCAACATGGTCCACCACTCTAGGAGGACTTAAAGCTCTTCGCAGGGCCGGGAGCGGCAGCAGACCCCGGAAGGTGCCGTTTCACTCCCGGAGTTCAGTCCGGAGGCGCGCGACTTGAAGCACCTACCTCTTTTCAGCCCTTTCCCGGAACCTCAGCGCCCACCCCGAATCTTCTGCTATGTCAACTGCACTACACCTCCCAGGTTGCTCTGAGTCTCTCTCCTCGCAGAACCTCGTCCTCCGCGTGCTCTTTTTAGAGGCTGTACGTGTCACAACGCTCAACGCACCCAGAGCCTTTCCTACTACGATTCCCATCATGCTCTACGGCGCCCAGGACGCGGCTTCGGCCCTCGGCCCACTTCCGGTCTGGACGTAATTCCGCTTTGTTAGGCGCGCGGTGGATGGTCTGGAACGTAGGGCTCGCCTCTTGCTGAAGCTTCGCGGCCTCGGAGCCCAGCATGGCTTCCTCGCGAGCCTCCTCCACGGTACGGATCTCGGCTCACtctggcagggcagggagggcggaggggtggggggtcCGTGCAGAACAGAGCCGTTAGGGAACGGGCGGTGGAGGACTGAGGAGGAAGGCTGCCAGACTCGGTCTGGTCTTAGAGAGCTGAGCAGCGTTTTTCTTTGAGTGACCGGAGTGTGTTTTAGGTCATTTTCATCTCTTACTACAACAACCCTAAAATGTAAATACCTCTTCCGTCTCGTTCAGAAACGGAGCTCTGAAAGGGAGTAGGGTTTTGGCCAAGATTTACGACAGTGTCAGTCTTGATTATAATGAGGCCTCCTAACTTCATATCTACTACCTCGCGTCTGAAAACGTTTGAATTGTATAGACCGGTAACTTTATAACTTGTTCCCCTTTATCATGGCGTTGGTTATTTCAGTTATTCTTGATATCTCCTGTGATGAGCAGTGGCCCTGAAAGTTTCATAAAACCCAAGAAGAGATTGCACCTCCAACCAAATGAAGTAAACATGTTCCAAAGCAAACCATTGATagaaaaatcacaagagaaattcACTAGTTTTATCTATCTCTTCCTATCTGCAAAACTTAAAGTGACTGAGAGACTGGAACACTCCCCCCTGCCCCACTCCATCAGGGAAGATACATCTTAATTGGTGTCCAacttgtcttttttgggggagggaatAGGATTGAAGCTCTGGATAAGCTTCATCCTCTGGGAAGCTAGCAAATTGCTGAGATTAAGCTTTAGGTTCATCCAGGTCTTTGATTTAACAGGCAACCAAAACTAAGGCACCTGATGACTTAGTCGCTCCTGTTGTGAAGAAACCACACATCTATTATGGAAGtttggaagaaaaggagagggaacGGCTGGCCAAAGGAGAGTCTGGGATTTTGGGAAAAGAAGGACTTAAAGCAGGAATTGAAGCAGGGAATATTAACATAACCTCTGGTAAGATGCAAACTGTAGTCCATCTCTACTTTGGGTGCTCAAAATTTCTGTAATATTTACTTTCCTAAACGTAGATATCACAAGTATAGTGTCAGAAAACTTCGCATATTAAACTTGCATCTAttggtgttcctattgtggctcccgGGTTAcacgaacccaacttgtatccaagaggatgcaggttggatccctgacctcattcaaatgtggattaaaggatccactgttactttgagctgtggtgtaggtctcagacgtggttcagatcccaagagcctgtgactgtgttgtaggctggcagctgcagctccagtttgacccctggcctgggaactttcaaatgccccaagtgcggccctaacaaagcaaaaaaacaaaaaaacaaacaaaaatttgcaTCTTTCGAAGGCCATACTTTCTGCCTACCCATTTAACATTACCCCagagccttttttcttttaacttttttttttttgtcttttttgccatttcttgggccactcccacggcatatgggaggttcccaggctaggggtctaatcggagccgtagccgccagcctatgccagagccacagcaactcgggatccaagctgcgtctgcaacctacaccacagctcacagcaacgccggatcattaacccactaagcaaggccagggatcgaacctgcaacctcatgattcctagtcagattcgttaaccactgcgccacgacgggaactcccagaaccttTTTTCTTAAAACCTTTTATACAGGTTTTCTTCCCTGAATTGTTAATAATTTTACTGGGAATTTATTCAGTGTGTGTTTGGATTCAGATTGATTCCACTTATCTTATGGATATCTAGGATAGTTCTGGCATTGGTTTGGAACTACCCTGGTTCATAATATTCTAACTTGTTCagttttccaattatttttcacCCAAAATGAAATATCTCTTTCAATTAAAAGCaatagctgtttttattttgaaagagattAGTTAGAAATGTGTGAG
The Sus scrofa isolate TJ Tabasco breed Duroc chromosome 1, Sscrofa11.1, whole genome shotgun sequence DNA segment above includes these coding regions:
- the CDC26 gene encoding anaphase-promoting complex subunit CDC26 isoform X1; amino-acid sequence: MMGIVVGKALGALSVVTRTASKKSTRRTRFCEERDSEQPGRCSAVDIAEDSGWALRFRERAEKSVDFIMLRRKPTRLELKLDDIEEFESIRKDLETRKKQKEDVDVVGGSDGEGAIGLSSDPKSREQMINDRIGYKPQPKPNNRSSQFGSFEF